The Lathyrus oleraceus cultivar Zhongwan6 chromosome 5, CAAS_Psat_ZW6_1.0, whole genome shotgun sequence genome includes the window tcattttggagttatttcatcaagtggttgaggctcaaaatcatctgtgcatgttcaagtcatctatcaaccataaaagtcaacagaaagtcaactgagggctaggaggtggagaaatgagttttaacatctcattcatgttcaaaggGGGCTTATTCATCATGAaaaatgcatatcttgaagaattcgAGGTCAAGtcagaagtttccaaaaatggaaagtgacctataattgaaagtttccagaaatggaaagttttttgttcaaattcaacttgatcttacgtcatcaaagaagcttcaaatgaatttttatccaacatgaaagttgaagatatctctctcccatttccaaaaagtccaagatcatgaatttatgatgtgtggttgaggagatataatccaatcattgccaagtgtgcatgggatttcaaatgagcataacttttgactcataattccaaattgagtgctcctttttgccgAATTCTTgtcatgacatatattttccaagtcattcatggcattgcatgaaatttcatcatgTGATCATGTGCTaattcaagtgcattttggagggaaattgagaaattcaaatttggtgcattgcATGAGTGAAAGTCCACTTGCATTATGTTTATGAGTTGGTTTTAAGTGAATGTGAGCATTTGCATGCTACTATTCACGTGGTGCATAACCATGATAcatcatttttcatttttttgcaTTTCATTCCAATTAtcactaatcctaattaaccATTACAAATTAGGATTAGCATGGTAATTAACATGGCATATAAATAGTAAATTATAACAGAATTTCaagaggttaatcacaattcaccatttctagatctaacttctttttccctccaaaatttcttttcatccaaattcaaatttcttccacataagcctttgattttcttccatattcttgttctctggtactgatttagtgtagatcaagcattggatcgTCAAATTTGGACAAGATTTGTGTGGTGCAAGTTCAAGAACACAAGTATGGAAGTTcagatttgagcaagatctaagctACTACAAGCTCCAATTATTGCATAAAGCTTCCAAACATCATCTCAAGAGTAGATCTGCAGCTTGCAAGGCCTTGAATCCATAGATTTCAGcaactgctcttcaagaggtaggtttttcgatCCTCTTAATTGTTGATTTTATGTGCATGATCTTGTAGTTCTTCTCTTGCTGATCAATCTGATATAAATTTCGTggaatttggttgagaaatggctgagatatgttgaattaaagtttgatgttcataaatgtttttgatcgattctcatgattgatgatgaattagGTTTAGTTATTGGTTGATTTGTAATGTACGTAGCATGAGCTTCCTAATGATGTATGATTTGCCtgtttctggaaatttttgtgaaGCACGTACACtgtagctccgccgtcttcgcgaagaagacggtggaaaccaccacgCACCATACGTGTATCAtacgcgtaccatacgcgtaCGAGCACCATATGCGtaccatacgcgtatcacctgcTAGGGCTTGTCTGGTTCAGCGCGCGTACACGCTTCGATTCCTGCCTAAGCCacttttttcaaattaattcatatttttacttttccctccttatttcatgctacatgtccattttgattttttatttctttcatcaacttagaaaaatcatatctaattgaaaaatgcatcaattaatccccaattttttgcataatgatcctctgtttgtctattattttttgatgatgatttcaaaaattgtgcatggctggatttctGTTTATGCTATAATCTTTGATCATGTAtccatttgtgaccttgccttattcatcttgttgtgaaatgcttgatattgatccaaattgcttgaaattttgcatgatgcttctgGACATGTTGCTGGACCTTTGAGaattgattgtgcatttttcccatttaccatttctgttttatgcctatgtttgcatggtgtgacagtttgtgtcacacatttgattgtcttgcttatgcaatttaatttccatgccaaatgatcttggatgcttctgattttttgtatgttgatcatgttgaatgtgttgaatgctcatgaacttttccagaattatttgaatcatttctgtttttttttggaattttcattcatgatgttcatatatgagctttgaaattgtctttggcttctcttgcttgatacatagccttgcttgatgattttttcgtgagcctttttaggacatgttaatatgtgtttgaagttgcattgtgttggATTTCAGCTCctattttgaattttttcttcatctttgaccctaggctttgacctagtggtttgttgcttacatatgagctttgaatttcaggtttaagcatcaaagttccatggttgatgatgcttcatcatttggatgttgatatttgcctttgattgctaacacttgctgttttgtaggttgatgataactcatttgagtttgccttatggcttttgtgttgtacattgggaattatctgttggttattaactgttgtctgtttgcctgaaagttgtactgattgatttagctgtttccacaggtacctaaattgctttaagttcatttgaactttgctttgcttttgcttgtggttggtataccacttaagtataatctctaatcttcacgtagtctggaagacctgtcatgttactttggcaggcgcctgtctgaagccctccttaagaggcaatgtttgtggatgtttaattttgtgccaagcaggaaaagacctcttaagaggcaattggcagataaaagggatgtgcaatccatcccctgcttTTCAGTTGTGTgattcactttgctcacaccaagtgttgatgcaatttgaataagaatccaagatcttgttgtgtcgttcatgtggagaagagttcctacattaTGAACTCTCACAatttctatttgattcaagctctcccaggccagggataagagctatgaggcataaccctcatctctatttcatttgcttcaccctaactctcaatgttagggttaagagctaaaaacacccattccagttggcttgtttctacagcctagccttgtatgagccacttgtttgcatatagtgtgtgtgcttgctctcttaTGAATGCTTGTTTGTTGTTTATCTGCTGTTTcaacttgctgcctgtgcgagttaggatctGTTCAGAcacctcaacctaggactattgcggattgcatgacaacttttaggctcgagtcagtctccctcTTAGTTGttatttcccagtctctggtttaggatagaagtttctccCATGTTAAGGGaaactacgttgccctgatcctcataccagatgaggtacgtaggcaggagatcgtgcgagatctctccgggcaccctttttctttttgtgtgtgtttgcttgacagttattaggctcgagttccagactcccttttagcTTGTCTGTTTGTTAACCTCTTGTGTGTGAGTgaggagtctgacgtaagtccagcgattggcagtcggtttccatgtctgtttctttgtttggagtctgacataagtccagcgattgacagttggtttcctgtgtgggtgtgtgtttgttggttcggagtctgatgtaagtccagcgattggcattcggtttccatgtttgcctgtttgtgtggagtctgacgtaagtccagcgattggcagtcggtttcctgtttgtgttttgtttggcgtgcgttagccggtagctctgattctcattccagatgagatacataggcataggatgcgatatcctagcgagcccgttcccctcttcttcaATCTGTGTTTCTTATTCCAGTATGCgtgcattctttttgagcagttatttagcaaccttattctattcttttgagcgtggatcccgtcgagtacgacggacgtgagggggtgctaataccttccccttgcgtaaccgactcccgatccttgcatctccggtcgcaagaccatttcctttccaggtttacttcgagcgtttcctttccctcttttgggataaataacgcacagtgacagctctgtttgttttgttttgcccgccggttgtttttcgcggatgcgacataATGTATGGTGTTTGAACCTGgtaatggtgtttaaaccaaagggaCAAATGTTTAAACCAAAGGATAGGATAGAAGTGGGCAAGTGGTGATTGAACCGGGTAGTGATGTTTAACCCAAAGGGGTAATATGAGTGGTGTTAAAACCAATGGGTGGTAAAATAATGGTGTTTAAACTGGAAAGACAGTGTTGAAACCAAAGCGTTGGTGTTTAAACCAgaaaagtggtgtttaaaccaaaaggtcgatgtttaaactgcaaaaatggtgtttaaaccaaatgGTTGGTGTTTAAACTGgaaaatggtgtttaaaccaaatgGTTAGTGTTTAAAACgaaaaagtggtgtttaaaccaaagggccggtgtttaaaccagaaaagtggtgtttaaaccaaagggtGTGTGGCTTGCGGGTGAGCATTGTGGTTATTGATTGTAGTGTTGAAGCAGACTTGTCAATTGTTCGACTCGAATTTCACTAAATTCTATGAACGAAGGTGAGTACTTTGAGTAActagggcctacgccccgtacTCAAAGATACTTTAGACAAGGATATGAATGATCCCTCTCATCATTATGTgttgcttaaggctcgtggcgtaTAAATCTTATCATGATTAACAAGTGTTGAAGAAGATTTTGTTTGTTGATCTTGATGATGCAATGTTGCTTGTGAAGAAGAGaacttggcaatcatttgatttgaattacactaaagtctattACCGAAGGAAGATACTTTGAGTAGCTAGGGCCTATGCCCCGTACTCAAAGGTACTCTATATAAGGGTAGGAATAATCATTCTCATAATTCTTcgttgcttaaggctcatggtgCATAACTCGAATCATAATTGACAAGTATTTATATTAGACCTTTATCGTGTCTTAAATAGTAGTCCATTGTCCAGTCTGTCTACAGTGTTTTGTATTGACTTGAGGTGTGAAGTCTTGAACTTGAATTAAAGTCTTGATATCTAATGTAGCTttatgtaagaccccaattttgaccctaagatatctcatgctatctcatcatttgcattggtTTTAGGAccacaccttgacatcctccttacacctcattcattgggtttgcattggaagatatcaccaagcacatttgattatatcatactttatttttctttgtttactaaccaaaatactaaaaatatgtcaatgtatagctttatttcttttgtaggtagtgtgtgctTCCACCTATGCCCTATCAAactcacaactagggtttgagaccctcagtgcaaagagatcaatcaagagatgtTTCACAgtggttctaaacatcatatatggatcctcatgatctttatttatcattttgatcaagaatttaAAGCTTGTTTGCCCCAGAAGCCCTAATTCATCCGGGTttcttgtgtgacttcctcaacaagtttcttcaacatttggtcaaatatttcaaaggatacttcactccatatcatcttatgcatatataatcctccatgagtcccaaagatcaaaagaacttcaagtttgcaagttggttcaaggtggttgaccagagaaagtcaactagtcaaaactggggttccctagaccccatctcctacaatttttgtcatatcAAAATGATTTCAAGAAcaaagttactctttatgacgtttcaaacaactttcatgttgacatcaagagctagttttgcttggaaagtgATTTTTGGATGGAAGAATATCCCATAAAGATACACTTTAAGGCTTTAAGATCAAGTTTCCCTCTACCATCACTATGAATATGGACGAATGATGTACACCTAAATATCATAGGAGTGAGGTTACTAGAGGTAGACACATTAGGATAAAACGAGTATAAGACTTCCATCGAAGTTTTGGAGGCAAAAATAGTAGAGGGCAAACAATTTATGAGATATGATGAACTTAAAACTACCTCGCCTCAATATTTCTTAGGAACTTTATTTTGAAATATCATGACACATGTTTCGTCTAACAAATGCCCATTTTTCTTTCAGTAATGCCATTTTGTTAGAGTGTTTTAACACATGAAGACTCGTGAATGATACATTCATTTTGACACAAAGAAATAAGATTATGATTAAAGTAATCCTTGACAATATCATACCAAATCCTCAAATTAAATTTCAACCATAAAGAGAAATTGAGAAACCACATTACTAACTTTCGATTTTTGTTTAAGCAAGTAAATCAAAGTAACGAGTACAATCataaataaaaatgataaatcAACGAACATctaaaatatttaaaataatgaATGAACCCCTCACATCTGTATAAACtagataaaataaaaaaaatactcACATAGAAAGGTAAATACTTATATTTAGCATGCTTATATATATTATCATTTTCTatcataaatatttaaaaaaataaaaaatatttagCATGCTTATATATATTATCATTTTCTatcataaatatttaaaaaaagaaagaaagtgtAAATGTCATACTCCATAAAAGAGACATGTAAAATAAATATATTTCTCTATTTTGATATTAAAGTAGATGTAATTTAATTCTAAAATTTTCACTGAAGTAAGCGTTTTGAAATCATTTTTAACCCTACaaagtgaaaaaataaaaatagtagACACAAGAGTAACACTGTGAGCAACCTAATAACAATGACAAAGAGGATTAGATGAGTGGACAACTTCTTACGTTAGGGTTTCGCTTTGTGTTGTGTCTGACTCTTCTCTTCTTTTCTCTTCTACAACACGCATATTTCTCTCTCTCAAACCTTCTATACGCTGCCGTTTCGATCCCTAATTTCACTCTACGCTCTtaaccctaaaaacaagaatcGTTCTTGTTATTTCAAAGAAAAGTTGTGGTAAAAAGCCTCGATAATGGATGAAGCTGGTGAGAGCGGAGATCCTATGGATCAGTTCCACCGTAACGAGGCTATATCAGCGGTGGCTGACGATGGTTTTTTAGcggaagaggatgatgattacGAAGATCTTTACAACGATGTTAATGTTGGCGAGGGTTTTCTTCAATCGTTGCGGAAAAACGATGATTCGGCTGTTAGAAATGATGGTGGTGAGGATAAGAAGGTTCAATCGGGTTCTGTTGTAAAGGATCCGAGTGGGGTTGCGGTGGCTGGTGTCGGTGGTGGTGATGGGAATTTGGGTACTGTTGCTGGAGGGGATGAATCTAGGGTTTCTGGGAGAGTTGATGGGTTTCAGAATCAAGGGTTTAGAGGGGGTAATTCTGGAGTTGGATCGGGTTCGGGGattggtggtggtggtggtgggaTTAGGGTTGAACTAGGTCAAGCATCTGGGAAATTGAGTGAAATTGAAGAGCAGAGAGGCAATGATGGTGTTGGAGTACAGGGGGGTGTGCAGTtgcaacagcaacaacaacaacatggtGGTGTTGTTGGAAATGATGGTTTGGTGAGACAAGTTCAAGGTGTTGGTGTTGGTGTTGGTGGTGTTGTTGGAGGGGTTAATCTTAATAGGGTTGGAGGAAATGGAGCTGGGAATAATGTGATTGCTATTAATAGTGTTAATACTGGAGGAGGTGAAGGTGGTGGTGTTGTTGTTGGTGGAGGAGGAGGTGGAGGAAGTACTGTATTATTTGTGGGGGATTTGCATTGGTGGACTACTGATGCTGAGCTGGAAGCTGAGCTTTGCAAGTATGGACAAGTTAAGGAGGTGAGGTTTTTTGATGAGAAAGCTAGTGGAAAATCCAAAGGGTATTGTCAGGTTGAGTTTTATGAAGCATATGCCGCAACGGCTTGTAAGGAAGGGATGAATGGTTATTTGTTTAACGGGAGGCCTTGTGTTGTTGCTTTTGCTTCGCCTTTTACTGTTAAGAAAATGGGAGAGGCTCAGAATAATAGGAATCAGCAGGTGAATCAAGCTGCCGGAGGGGTTAATCAGGGAAGGAGGGGGCCTGCTGATGTGGGGGCTAAACCCGGTGGTAGTAATATTGCGACGGGTGGTAACTACCAAGGTGGAGATgggaataataataataataatagagGTTATGGAAGAGGTAATTGGGGGAGAGGGAATAATCCTGGGATGGGGAATAGAGGGCCTGTTAATCCAATGAGGAACAGAGGTGGTGGGATGGGCGGCAGAGGTATTATGGGTAATGGTGGAAATGGATTCGGACAGGGTATTGGTGGTGCCCCGCCGATGATGCATCCTCAGTCAATGATGAATCAGGGTTTTGATCCTGCATTTGGTGGTCCCATGGGTAGAATGGGAGCCTTTGGAGGCTATCCAGGTGGTCCGGCGCCTCCGTTCTCGGGGATGATGCCTTCATTTCCTGGCGTTGGAGGTGTTGGTCTGCCTGGAGTAGCACCTCATGTTAATCCCGCCTTTTTTGGAAGAGGGATGCCTGTGAATGGAATGGGGATGATGCCTGCGTCGGGTATGGAAGGTCCCAATATGGGAATGTGGCCGGATCCAAATATGGGCGGATGGGGTGGTGAAGAACCTGGTGGTGGCAGGGCTGGGGAGTCAAGTTATGGGGAGGAAGCTGCATCAGAGCATCAATATGGTGGTGAGGTGAGTCATGATAGACCTGGGTGGCAGAATACCACGAGGGAAAAAGATAGAGGATCCGAAAGGGACTGGTCTGGTTCTTCTGAGCGAAGGTACAGGGATGATAGAGATCAAGGATATGAGAGAGATGCACCTAGAGAAAAAGAAGTGGGACATGATCCTGAATGGCCAGAAAGAAAGCATCGCGAGGAAAGAGAAGTGGTGGTTAGAGAACGATCCCGTGACCGTGACAGAGAAAAGTCTCGTGATCGTGACCGTGAGCGCGAAAGGGGTGATCGAGATCGTGACAGGGACAGATACAGGGAAGATAGGGACAGATATGCAGATCATCACAGGTATAGAGACCGTGAACCAGAGCATGAGGATGAGTGGGAAAGGGGACGGTCGTCTAGGACTCACAGTAAATCAAGATTATCACAGGATGAGGAACACCATTCTAGGTCAAAAGATGCTGATTATGGGAAGAGGAGGCGGCTGACCTCCGAGTAATTCTTTCCCTCGTTGAAGGGAAAAATAGTTGCTGGAAAATAAGGATTTgtcatggttgtgtggattttCTTGGTGCTTCTTTCACCCAGAAGTTGTTGGGCAGCTGTTTTATTTCATTCACTTGTTCCAGTTGCATCTTGTCAGGAGTGTAGTTTTGCTCTCTTGTGAAAGTGGTTAGTTTTCAGACTCCCTTCTTTGCTTGGTTATTGTACATGTCTTCCTATAATGCATTGTGACACTTGTCTGCTATGCTTATTATGATTTAAATACTATAGCCTGCAATTTAAAAGCTTCTCATCATCCAATTTTAGGTTAAATACAAAACAAGTTTTTCGGCAgtataatttttaaatttaaaattcCTTTCTTCCATATGTTAAATTACACTGTAGTTTTTCATTTGTTCATATCTACTTTTCTATAATTTAGAATCATCATTCATTTTCATATTATGTCTATGTTGAAGGATTACTTTCTTGCTTGTCCCCCAAGCTACATGGTACTATTTTGCATATGATTCCAGTATGTGACAATGCTGTTTTTTTCTTGTCTTTATTTGCTATATGATGCCTTACTTGACTAAGTTTATTAATCTTGTTAAAACCAAGTGGCTGTTAGACTATTAATGTTTGATAGAATTGAAATCCAAAATTCTGAATGTCCTCTGCTAGAAAGTAGAAACATGCATTTAACACAATTTTTCTTCTGTTAATTAAGCAAACAAAGGGATTTAGAATATTGAGTCAACTATGTGTATGGTCATTCTAGTTATGTAATTTCTACATGTGGATGCTGGTACAGTGTTGTTAAATAGCGGCATGACAGAATAGCCTGTAGGATTTTGTGCTAGCCGTCATTGGCAATTTGTGAAGCACCACTGTTCATGGCAGGACTATAGGCCGTGATTCCACATTTATATGTGGAATTTTGGCCATCTGCCATAAACTGCCAATTAACAACATTGTGCTGGTAATGGTTACAGGTTTGAATTGAAATTTTACAAGGATGCTTCCTTTTCCACTCCCCCTCCCCCATGTCTTGATGCTGTAACTTTCTGAATATAAAACAATAAAATTTGGCAGAAATGCACATGTCTTGATGCTGTAACTTTCTGTATATAAAACAATAAAATTTGGCAGAAATGCACTTGTTAATCATGTGGTCATAATAACTTCATATCAAAGTCTTATTTGTGGTAACATGTTTGTTGTACAATTCACTACAATGGCTATCcctaggggtggcaaaacgggccTGGCTCGCTGGGCATGCCTATTTTGCCCACACCCTCTAATATGACCGCCATTTTTTTTGCGGCTTGCCCCGTCTCACCCTCATTTTTTTGCATTAACATTATTTTTTGCTATTTTAGGCTTTAGAGGTGCAGTGCCCGCAGGGTCACCTCGTCCCACCTCGTCCCATCCTCTTTTTTTTTTGTGGGAGGGGCCAAGGTTTTAAGTCCCGCCCTATTTTTTTGGGAGTGTTTGCGGGTTGGACCTAAACGGGGCGagcatgcccgtttgccacccaTAGTTATCCCCTTGTATTAATTGCTCCCGTGGGAAGTACCTAACTGGGAGCTTTGAACATGGATCTGAAAATTTGGTTGAAAACTATGTCTCCATACTTTCAAGCCATTTATGCACATGCAAAAGATGTCAAGTACTGGAGGATGGAATGCTTGGGTTATGGCCATTCCCATATTGTTTTTATTCAAGATTTCTAGGCAAAGATGAAGTTAAATGTTCTTCTGGGTGTAAATTGCATGTGGTGTTTGTGTTTTGGTTGACTTTCTCACAATTCAAATTTTCTGATGTGCTGTTTAACTGAACTGTG containing:
- the LOC127084736 gene encoding uncharacterized protein LOC127084736; this translates as MDEAGESGDPMDQFHRNEAISAVADDGFLAEEDDDYEDLYNDVNVGEGFLQSLRKNDDSAVRNDGGEDKKVQSGSVVKDPSGVAVAGVGGGDGNLGTVAGGDESRVSGRVDGFQNQGFRGGNSGVGSGSGIGGGGGGIRVELGQASGKLSEIEEQRGNDGVGVQGGVQLQQQQQQHGGVVGNDGLVRQVQGVGVGVGGVVGGVNLNRVGGNGAGNNVIAINSVNTGGGEGGGVVVGGGGGGGSTVLFVGDLHWWTTDAELEAELCKYGQVKEVRFFDEKASGKSKGYCQVEFYEAYAATACKEGMNGYLFNGRPCVVAFASPFTVKKMGEAQNNRNQQVNQAAGGVNQGRRGPADVGAKPGGSNIATGGNYQGGDGNNNNNNRGYGRGNWGRGNNPGMGNRGPVNPMRNRGGGMGGRGIMGNGGNGFGQGIGGAPPMMHPQSMMNQGFDPAFGGPMGRMGAFGGYPGGPAPPFSGMMPSFPGVGGVGLPGVAPHVNPAFFGRGMPVNGMGMMPASGMEGPNMGMWPDPNMGGWGGEEPGGGRAGESSYGEEAASEHQYGGEVSHDRPGWQNTTREKDRGSERDWSGSSERRYRDDRDQGYERDAPREKEVGHDPEWPERKHREEREVVVRERSRDRDREKSRDRDRERERGDRDRDRDRYREDRDRYADHHRYRDREPEHEDEWERGRSSRTHSKSRLSQDEEHHSRSKDADYGKRRRLTSE